The Raphanus sativus cultivar WK10039 chromosome 6, ASM80110v3, whole genome shotgun sequence sequence CTTCCTGAGCTCATCCCTTTCTTTCTTATTTCCATGGTAAATGATTGCATTAATGGAAGGCGTGAACCTATTCAACAAGAGAACAAAAACATGAAATCAACCCGAAaccttgatatatatatatatatatataaaaacactaaTGGTCAAGTCAGTACCTAGCGATCTCATTCATCCAGTTTGAAAGAGTAGAGAGTGGAGCAATAACTAGATACGGACCATCCAACCCATTTCCTTTCAGGTGTGATAGGAAACCAATGGCTTGAATGGTCTTTCCAAGACCCATTTGATCAGCTAAAATCCCATTCAAACCATTTTGCCACAATGATATCAGCCATTTGACACCTTTGAGCTGATAAGACTTCAAATTTCCGCCAGTCAGGAGAGGAACTAGTTCACTCTGCTCTTTCATGACTCTTTCTTCCTCAGTCAGATCCGAGTTGGCAGATTCACGACCTTCTTTGGATCTTGAAATCATAGCAGCAACAGCTTTTTTAGCCTTCATCTGAATAAAGAAGAAAGCGTCCATCCAAGtaagttacaaaataaaaagggAACTAACACTGTCGACAACATGATAGaagatgaaatatataaaaagggAACTAACACTGTCGCCCTGAGGAGCAGCCTTTCTTTTACGTCCACGACCTTTCTTCTCGGGCTCAGGCTCAGCATATTGGGTTTCACCTTCTATCCCATTCTAGCAAAAGCACAAGTAatcagttaaagaaaaaaaaaacgacacTCATAATAACCAACAAGAAAAAGggcaaaaaaagaagatttatACTTTGGTGATATCCTCCATTTTCTCAAGGAGGAACTCAGAGTAGAGCTGGGTTTGGGTCAAGAGCTCATCAAGTTTAGTAAACTGGGTATCATTCAGATCTGGAGCTTCACCAGACCCAGCAAGTTTAGCAATCTCTTCATCTTCCCGGATTTTGAGAAGCTGCTCTTCTTCCTGAGCCATGGCCTCAGAGATAAGAGACGAATCTCCATTCTTGGCTAAGAGTATCTCTTCCTCTACAACAACAGTTTTCTCTTCACAGTTTTccttacaaacaaaaaaaggtaaaacaaaCAAAGGCCCAAATCAGTTAGTGAAAAAGTAATACAAATTTAcaagaacaaaaatcaaaagGTAACACAAAAAGCTTCACACTCTTTAAAGAAAAACAGATCTGAAACCCTAAGAACACAGAACAAACCTCGTCACTGAGAACAGAAGTGGGCGAGTCGCCGGAGCCATCTTTCTCCGGTTTTCCGTCGCTAACCATTTCCGAATCCCTAAAAAAAATCCGAAAGTAAAATGACgaatttaaaaatgataaacaatgcttttaaaataaaatccatACCAAAACAAGCAATCATTACAcagataaggaaaaaaaaaccccaaaaaaaCAGCGAGAGGCGTTAAGGATCGGAACATCGCCGGGAAACTATATGAGAGGTTGAGAGAGACTTACGGAGTGTTATCTGTGGAGCGCAGGCTAACCATATCGGTGGTTAAGAAGGATATTTTCCGGTAACGGAAAAACCCTAAGCGGCGGGAGAAAATCAGCGAACACTCTTCGGAAGACGCTTTCGGAGAGCAGATTCAAAAAACGAAGGGTATAGTGAAAAGACGCACTGTGTCAcatttttcgatttttattaatTGGAAGTAGCGCCCACTGGCGGGAAGATTGTAATGACGCTTTTACCCCTTGTGTTCTCCTTATCTGTCTGCTCATGTATACACGACAATAAAGTAGTACAAACACACAGATGCTGGTTAATGGttattgtgttattttattgactgggttttataaaaattattacatCGAATAACACAGGCAGAGAATCCTATAAATTAATGACGATGTTTTAATGTCATTCTAAATTAATCCAGAGGTTATAAACATATAGTTTATGTAAAACGATGTTAAGCTAAAAGGCCAAatggttttgtttgtttttcagTTGCATAAGAAACAAACGAAATCAAACACAAAAGCAATCACGAAGAtcatcacacacacacatataaagTTTATTGTTATTGCTACGGAAGAAAATAACGTCAGCCACGAGATCAATAATCACGCGACTTAGACCGCTCTGACCGCTTGTACTCACGATCATCATAACGGTATTCCTCTTCCTCCACTAGCCCATAACGGTCGCCGTACTGATCATAACGGTCTCTGTCACCTCCTCCTCACGCTCATCATAATGGCTTGATGAACGTCTACGCCCACCACCTTCCTCTGCCTCTCCTCTCCTCTGCTTCGACTCACCTCTCTCACGAAATCTTCCCCCATCGTCTTCATACTCGCCACTCTCGTAGTCCCTTTCCCTTTTACGACTCCGGTCACGATCGTGATCCCGTGTACGACGGTCACTATCTCCTCGGTCACGCCTGCTCTCTCTGTCTCTACCACGGTCCCTGTCCATGTGGTGCTTATCCTCTCTACGACTCTCTACCGGTCTATCCCGAGACCGTTCACGGGACCGCTCGTGAGACTGCTCGCGTTCCTTTTCTTTGCCCCTATCACGAGATTTCTCACTGCATCCGCCACACAATCAGCcaaaacaaaatgaaagaaactaaaaggattttttgtaagaaaattagCTTACCGGTCTTCACGGGCTCTAGGTTCCTCGGAGCGGGATGACCTTCCTTGCgatgcttgttgttgttgttgtttttcctCCTCGCCACTAATCTTCTCACCAGGAACTCTGCTTGTACCAAGTCCACCACCAAGCCTACGAGGACGCCAGTTCGGGACTGTTCTACCTCTCTCAACATCCACCAGCACTCTTCTACCATCAATCTTCTTTCCGTCACCCTGTTTGTAGGCCGCTAATAAGACACCACAAGCTGTATGtcagcaaagaaaaaaataatacattgaacAACAAACAACATTACAAAGAAGGTTTACCCGCACCTTTCATGTCACGAGTGTTTAAGTACTCAATGAAGGCATAGCCTCTGGGTTTATTGGTTTGCTGATCTGTTACCACATGAACCTGACAAAattaaagataaaaagaaatcaCAAACTCTGCGAGAACTTGAACCAGCTTTCAGATAAGTTTGTGTTACATGTCAAACAAGCACAGGTAACCTTTTCTTAACAGGCTTCCACATCATCACCACATCAGGAATTGGCAGAAAAAATGGATTCCATGGCAGGTCTAACTACCCCTTACCAGGGTTTTAATACTTTTGTGAAATTCAAATATACACATACGACATATCACCTATGTATAGAATGTACATATTTACCGGTCACCTCAAGAGTAGCAGATAATACTTTTGCTATCCTTTAACGCCAGATAATAAACGTTTAAGTAAAATTGTTCAAAAATCGAAAAAGAGAGAAGGGTTGGTATACTCCCTACTTTAGTTACCGATACTGTTTAAAGATCTTACATTCACTGCCCAAATCCCAGATTTAGGCTTCCCGTGTAGGATGAATCATCTTCTTAGGAACCAAGATAGCAAAAAATGGGGACAAAATATTTCTAAGTAGCTTACCAGGATGGGTTTCGAGAAATATATATCTCAGACACTATGAAACCTGTGAGTGTCCACCCTCGATATAGTAGTAACAAGAACATAATATATCCTTTGAAAAGACAGATCAAAATGTGAAAGTTACTGATCTATACCTGATCCTATAGTTGACTTGCCCCGAAAAATCTCGACCAATCACCACGTTGATATGGACCCGGATGTCTATTACTACTTGCATTATTTTAGTATGTTACGAGAAAAAAGGCCAAGTGGTTTTAATTAGTAGACCAAAAGATGGCAGTTCAGAAACATTTCGACCTCTGGtctcaaaggaaaaaaaaagttgtgcGTAAAATTTCCAAAACCTATAAACTTCTGAACGTAAAATCAAACATATTGCAAAGAGAAACATGAGAGCGAGCAGGCATCTCAAAAATCCTTACCGGACCTGTTAGGGAATGCACAAATATAAATACCTGCGTAATTGGTCCATAAgcctcaaacttccttttaATCTTACTCTCAGAGGTCTCGTAGTTCTGCAAGTAGACAAGAGGAGCATAAAGTCAAGTAcatcaaaacacacacacacagctCTCTAAGATGGTCATTTCAAAAGGCAGTGGAACTTACAAGTCTTGCAACAAACAGTATCTTGTATGGATCTCCAGAAGCATTGGGATCATTATTCGGATCATCTGACAGGAAAAAGAATATATCAAACTCTAACTTCAAATCACCAAAGTCCAAAACATAGGTGGCTACATAATTATAAGGTGGAGAAGTTTACAATTCTTTAGATCCTCTGCAGCCTTTTCAACACCTTTCTCGAGTCGTGACTTGTGAATTCTCTCCCTTTTTTGTGCCTAGTAGTAgtccccaaaaaaaaaaactatatatgtcactgaaataagcaaatAACAGAGAGACAGATTAAGATGAAAACATACAGGAGTTTCAACATCCGGCTTAAGTGGAGCATACTCTGGATCTTCAGGTTCAGCAAAGTGACTCACAAATTGAGCCATGCCTAAGAAAATACACACACGGGACAAAGAAGATTTACCCTCCACGTTATGAGTAAATAGTTAAATAGAAACAGAAGCAAAGCTCGCAAACCTGTATAAGGAGGGCATTTTCTCTTCTCAGGTGGTGGCTGGAACTCCAAGGGAGGTCGTGGCTCAAAGAGCTTCAAAAGATTGGGCGTCAAGCCTGTGGGATGGCTTTGACCCATCTGCGAAACAGCAAGGCATCCCGTTTAACTTCCTAATACTAACAtgaatctttttcaaacaggTTACAAAGCCTTTCTCATGGTGAATCCATACATCTTGTTAATTCTAAACTCGCATTTGATATTCGAAATTCAGAAGTGATCATGTTATTAGCATCTGATCCCGCAATAGTAAAATATCAGTAGATCCTGAGATAAATAGTTGATGAATCCATCGACAAATACAACAACCAAAATTCGAATCATAGAATCCTAATAAATCTCTATAGTTAAGAGCAATAGACCAAACAAGAGGTAAGTCGTAGAAATAAATGGGAGAGAAGAGACGAACCAGCTTAAGCTGAAGAACATTTGATCGGTTCTGAACCTTAGTGCGTGACTGTACGGCAGCATTTTGGTTACGCATGAAAGGATCGTTTAAGTCCCCCATGGTGAAGGTCGATCGGAGCTCAACTTTGGGGTTTTCCGGAAGGAAGGAGGAGATGGGGGATTCGCTGGGAGTATTAACGAAGGTTTAAGACAATATATATAGGTTCTGTTCTCGTGTGAGGCTTTTaacctattttaaatttttttaattttttttagtttgccaacaaaaaaagttatgaattaaaaatacAACTGAATTTGGGTATTTGACAAATTGGGATGAGCTAAGAGCAGaaagatatatttataatccaaaacatataaaaaggAACATTACCATTCAAAGCCAAAAGAACATAAAGTCTctcaaaatttttgtttttagcgAAATGATTCATCCTCGAGTGGAACCGAACACAATAACACTAATCGTGGACATAGTTTTTTTGGAGGGGGAGGAAGAGTGATCTTTCTGACATGAAGTATAAGTATGGTTACCCCACGCCGGCCGGCGACTACACTACCTTTGATAAAGCTCCggcgtattatatataaaacacacacaagaaGCCTACTCCAATCGACGGCTGCTTCGTTTGGATGTTTGAGTCGTTGTTCCTTTGTCCGCAAGTTTCAGAGTCTTCGTCAATTCCCGTACGttctgcaaaaagaaaaacaaatattaaggTTAAAGAAACCATGTAGAAAAAATACATAATGAGGTTCTGCGGATCGATCGATGCTTGCTATACAGCTGTCCTAAGCATCAATGCACTAAGAAGCTAAGATCAGGTTGAGATGAGAAAGCTTGCTATGTATTTACTATTAAAGATCATCAAAGATCAACCGCATGAAGTGGATAGTATAAACCAGACCAAtgcatattaatatattaagacAGAGTAAAGAAACAGAACATCCAGGCAATTACTATATATCTCTACCTTATGTGTGAAATAAAATCGTAAACAGACAGACACCATCACATTGTAAAATACAAAGTGATGTCGCTGTTAAAAAACTAAGAATGAATACAAGATCTACTAACAACTGTACATTAATATACTAATCTAAACCCAATTAAAAGCATCCACTATCCATAACACATGACACAACGTTATCTAGTTTCCTCAGGCCTCTCGTCCTTAATTCCAAATCCAATCCAATGCAAAATCGTAACGAATCAAAGGACCATCAATGAGTAAACGTGGGTGGAAGTCAGATTCTCACCGTGGAATGCACCGGAGGCGGATCTATGACGACGGAGCGAATAGACATCCTCGCGATCTCCGAAATGGCAGCTTCCACCACATCAGGCGCATCGCTCGTAAGCTCCTCGTACGCAGCCTCGAACGCCTCCTGCCAGAACCTAGGCAACCTGATACGACGCCCATTGTTGTACACATCCCACATGTGCTTCACCACTTTCTCCCTCTCCTCCATTTCCTGATCTCACCACCATCAAACCCCCTCAATCAGAAGAACAAAATAACCAAATCTGGAGAGGTTAGAGATTTACTCACGAGAACATCGAGATCCTCGTGGATCGGAAAGACCAGATCGTCTGTGAAATGGCTAATGTTCCCGGCCGACCACCGGAGATTCACGGTGCCGGTGAGCATTGACCAGAAGGCGAGGAGCAGAATCGCGGCCAAGGCCCAGAACTTGTACCGGCCTTTCGCGAAGAGCGCGGAATAACCGTTTTCCTTCTTGACGTTCGCCGCGGCGGCGGAGGAAGTGCTGAGAGGTAAGGCGTCGGCATCCTTCATTGGCGCAAAGTGAACGGAGAGTTGCTGAATCTGTGGAAATATAGAGGAGCGTCGTTTCTTCTTCCCAATCTGGAAAGTGTGAATGAGGAAAAAATTGGTTTGCTTTTATATAAATCCTTTAAACTATAATTAGACCCTtcgtttgttatttttttatggaCCGACACTATTAACCAAAAGTattatacatacatattttaAGAGAAGTGATTTGTTTTCAACTTCATTAATTTAATGAGTTTGGTTACCAT is a genomic window containing:
- the LOC108807022 gene encoding uncharacterized protein LOC108807022 codes for the protein MKDADALPLSTSSAAAANVKKENGYSALFAKGRYKFWALAAILLLAFWSMLTGTVNLRWSAGNISHFTDDLVFPIHEDLDVLEMEEREKVVKHMWDVYNNGRRIRLPRFWQEAFEAAYEELTSDAPDVVEAAISEIARMSIRSVVIDPPPVHSTNVRELTKTLKLADKGTTTQTSKRSSRRLE
- the LOC108811619 gene encoding LOW QUALITY PROTEIN: U1 small nuclear ribonucleoprotein 70 kDa-like (The sequence of the model RefSeq protein was modified relative to this genomic sequence to represent the inferred CDS: inserted 1 base in 1 codon) — its product is MGDLNDPFMRNQNAAVQSRTKVQNRSNVLQLKLMGQSHPTGLTPNLLKLFEPRPPLEFQPPPEKRKCPPYTGMAQFVSHFAEPEDPEYAPLKPDVETPAQKRERIHKSRLEKGVEKAAEDLKNYDPNNDPNASGDPYKILFVARLNYETSESKIKRKFEAYGPITQVHVVTDQQTNKPRGYAFIEYLNTRDMKAAYKQGDGKKIDGRRVLVDVERGRTVPNWRPRRLGGGLGTSRVPGEKISGEEEKQQQQQASQGRSSRSEEPRAREDREKSRDRGKEKEREQSHERSRERSRDRPVESRREDKHHMDRDRGRDRESRRDRGDSDRRTRDHDRDRSRKRERDYESGEYEDDGGRFRERGESKQRRGEAEEGGGRRRSSSHYDEREXGGDRDRYDQYGDRYGLVEEEEYRYDDREYKRSERSKSRDY